GGTTTCGCACCATGTTTGAAGGATGATGCAAGGGGAATCTGCACATGGATCGCAAGGTTCACAAACAAAGGGAACTTTGCTCGAGCACTAGCAGTGCTTGAGCTTCAGGTGAATGATGTTCTCAGCTCCATGCATAAGGATGCTGGGAGGCAGGAGAAGTTAAGAGTGCAGAGGGGGAGTTCTTACTGTGTGTTGCTAGTAGTGCTACTATTAATAACCTTCTCATATGGATCCAGGTGAAGAAATTGTGTTTACTACTCCCCCTtcagcagttcctttcctttcAAAGAAATACTACAATGGACTGTATCTGTTTGTGGTCCATCACATAGATGTATGTTCAAACAGTTAGTTACATCTTTAGGGGCGAAACATGTAGTTAATATCGATTATTCTTTCTGAAAGAAACTCCCAATTGATCTAAAGTGCAGGAAAGTCAAGCTTACCTATTAAATAGTTTTACTTAATTTTGTACTCTGTAGCATGAATTACCTGTCAATTTTTTGTGTGGAATCAGTTGCATTAGCCTTTTTTGATTTATCTGGATGGTAAGATAATTTGAATGAACATGAATTTCCACCCCTCATTCTGTAGGTAGTTATTTTATGGTGACACCTGATATCTATACTTATGAAATGTGACAGTGTAAGCATAGATTATTAAGATACTTATTGTTGTAACATTCTCACATTACCTGCATGTAGTGATTCATCTCAATTCCCAAATGTATAGTGAGATCACTAAACGTGTTACTGAGAGAAGAACCATAGAATTGCCGGTATCAGCCGAAACAAGCTTTAAGTATGAGAAGGCTACAACAGTGGTCTAAACAAGTTGCATTTTCTCCAGGTCATCCACTAAGTATTTATGGTGGGCATCCTAAGCTTTTTAATTTGACTTCCTCTTCATGCAAGTGTGGAGTTAGACTTGTGATCTGCACATAGGTGGTGAAAAAAGACATCTTACAAACATCGATCTTCTCCCATGAAAACTAGACATGTAAATGTTCAGGCTTGCAAATTTTTAGTGCTTAAAGCTGTTTTACTTTGGGGTGCAGTAATAATATTATTTTCATATGGATATGTACGAGCATACATGTGAATCAATTATTTACATATTTAAAGTTTCAGATCTTTTATTTACTTCGAATGTGCTATTCATCTCCGGAGCGATTTTATTTCCGTTTCTATAGTATTTAGTCATATATGTATAATAGTGTTATATTTAGTAAAAAAGTGGGTCAAATTTTCAGCATAGTTCTCTGTTTGATCTTTGATGTACTCTCAGAGACGAGCCATTATTCTGGGTTGGTCATGCTTTAAAAATGTGGCATTTTCTTCCCAGCATGCTCCATTTATTTGCGTTCACAGCCTGTTTACTAAAATGGATTAATTGGTTTACTAAAATCTTGTGCACCCTGTTTTGGCCATTCAGATGAACTAAATAGTACATTTATGTAACTTAAATGCCATTGCTGCAATTCCTGGCACAGCGAAGCTTGCATATCCACGTATACTTGATTGAAAGATGAATATACAGAAAAGCCATTTTCTGTCCTTCGGTTAACAAATTTTGTTATTAACATTTTTGAATCAAAACTCTAAATCTGTAATATTCTGTTTTGACTGACTTTTATAAAGAGAAGATGTAAGTGGGCAACTCCCAGGAGAATATGATCTGAGAACAAGATTCGTGACATCGGCAAGCTTCTGAACATCTTAAAAAGAAACTTCTTCCTAGGTGGTACTCAACAGCTAAATCATGCTTTGGAAGGTAAAAGAAGAAATGTCAGGCTGACGCTGAAGGATGTAAAGGAATCAGCAAAGTTGATCGTCTTAGAGATCATATATTTTTTGTTGGTACTGCAGCAGTAGACGCAAATGATTGATCTGCATTTTGATATAAGCGACTATTTATTGTTTTCCTATGCTTTTAAGGGGATGCCATTTTGGTGCCACTGTGCAATGTGGTCCTTCACCCTATTGACCTATTGACCAATTAAACATTTTGTAGGTACTTCCtctgttcgaaattacttgtcacaaaaatggatgtatctacaactaaaatacatctagatacattttgaatagttccgaacggagggagtagatttcaGCAAACACATTGAAATGCGGAAAGATGTCACTGCAATCCCCAGTGTGCTTCCGGGGCAGCAACGCGCGCGAATCCTTCTAGTATCATGTTCAACCGTGGATTAATGCACGCATTCTATAAACCATTCTCCTAGTCATCTGAATTATGAATTTTGAGTTGTGCGTTTGATCCTCACTGGGAGGCCGCCGCTGATGGACGCCGTGAGCCCCGGCACAAACGTCGGCGCCCAGCCACTACGGCCATTCTCTCCAACCACCTCCACCTCGAACGCCTTCACCACAGCCACGCCGACGACCTTCATCTCAGTTATGGCGAGCTCCTTGCCAAGGCACACGCGGAGGCCGGCCTGGAACACCGGGTACTTGTATAGGTTCGCCGGCGCGAACGAACCACCGGGTCCGGTGAGCCACCGATCGGGGCGGAACGCCTCGTAGTCGGCGCCCCAGATGCTGGGCATGCGTCCCATGGCGTACGGGTGGTACATCACGCGTGATTCGCCCTCCACGTAGGTGCcgtccgggagcacgtcggcggcgGCGCAGAACTTGGAGTCGAACTGCACCGGCGGGAATAGCCGCATGTTCTCGAACAGCACCGCGTGGGTATACTGCAGGCTCATCAGGTGCTCGTAGGTGGACGGCCTGTCGCCGCCGGCCTCCGTGCGAATGGCGGCCGTGACTTCAGGGTTCTTGTGCAGGTGGATGAAGAGCGTGGTAAGCGCGGAGGCGACCGTATCCCGCCCGGCGAGGAGGAAGCTGACGACGATGTCGCGGAGATACTTGTCGTCCATGGCGACGTCGGAGGCCATGAAGCGGGACAGGAGGTCGTGGGTGTTGTCGAAACCCAGAGTCCGGCGCTGCAGAATCATGGCCGACGCGAGGTCGTCGACGAGCTTGATGGCCTTCTTAAGCTCCCTCTCGGACCCAACGTTGACCATCCGCTTCATCTTCCAAACCAACGGCGAGGCCGCGGCGCCCCGCATCGCGCATAGCCGCGAGGCGGTGTCGAACGCGTTGGCTAGGTCCGACATGGGCATGTCGAGGTCGAGGCAGCCCGGGTCGAGCCCGAAGGAGATCTTGCAGACGGTGTCGAAGGCGAACCGCCGGAACACGTCCTGGAGGTCGACCACCTTGCCCATGTCGGCGGCGTCGGCAAGGACCGGCAGGAGGCGGGCCTCCACCTCCTGGGCGACGATCTTGTAGGCGTAGGAGCGCACGGTGACGCTGCCGAGCTGGAGGCTGGCCATCTTGCGCTGGTGGCGCCAGGCATCGCCGTCGACGTTGAAGATGCCCCCGCCGAGGAGGTCGCCGAGGAGCGCGGCGAAGCGCTTGCCCTTGGGGAAGTTGTCGAAGCGGGTCTTGAGCATGTACTCGACGTTGGCCGGGTTGGCGGTGACCGTGCAGCCGAGGACGTGGACCTGGACGGTGCCCGTCGGCGACTCGCGCAGCAGGTGCGCGTACCAGTCGGCGAGGTTGGTGAAGTCCTTGGCCCACGACCCCGTGAGGTAAGCCCGGCACACGTGGCAGCCGCACCAGGGGTTGGGCCACCGGCGCACGAGCAGGAGCACCGCGCCGAGCGCCACCGAGAAGATGGAGAGGCTGAAGAAGGCGAGCCCCGCGCACCGCGCCCCCCATGACAGCTCCAGGGCATCATCCATTGCTCCGGGATGAGTTGCTCACGAGTCACGAGTCAAGGAGACGGTGTGAGCATGGTGTGGGGAGAGTCGTCTATATACTCCCATGGAGTTGGCCACATTGAGCATGATGGGCGTACGGGGGAAGAAGAAACACATGGAGTACGTGCGCCAATGCTTTGAACATACCGGGGTCTTAACGACAGTTGGGCCCGTTCCTTTTTTTCGAATTAAGGAGCTGTTGGCTCCACATTTTTCATTTCAAAGTGTTGGCCTGTGTGTGCATGAATGATCAACAAAGCCTTTATTAGAGAAAATTAGTAAATTGCTAAACTTGATCTGATGGGCGCCCGAAAAAGAATTGCAGTCCTGCTTCCACGTGGTGAAATTATACGTCTACTACCCCTTGC
This region of Triticum aestivum cultivar Chinese Spring chromosome 2D, IWGSC CS RefSeq v2.1, whole genome shotgun sequence genomic DNA includes:
- the LOC123050483 gene encoding cytochrome P450 94C1-like; this encodes MDDALELSWGARCAGLAFFSLSIFSVALGAVLLLVRRWPNPWCGCHVCRAYLTGSWAKDFTNLADWYAHLLRESPTGTVQVHVLGCTVTANPANVEYMLKTRFDNFPKGKRFAALLGDLLGGGIFNVDGDAWRHQRKMASLQLGSVTVRSYAYKIVAQEVEARLLPVLADAADMGKVVDLQDVFRRFAFDTVCKISFGLDPGCLDLDMPMSDLANAFDTASRLCAMRGAAASPLVWKMKRMVNVGSERELKKAIKLVDDLASAMILQRRTLGFDNTHDLLSRFMASDVAMDDKYLRDIVVSFLLAGRDTVASALTTLFIHLHKNPEVTAAIRTEAGGDRPSTYEHLMSLQYTHAVLFENMRLFPPVQFDSKFCAAADVLPDGTYVEGESRVMYHPYAMGRMPSIWGADYEAFRPDRWLTGPGGSFAPANLYKYPVFQAGLRVCLGKELAITEMKVVGVAVVKAFEVEVVGENGRSGWAPTFVPGLTASISGGLPVRIKRTTQNS